In one Haloplanus salinus genomic region, the following are encoded:
- a CDS encoding pyridoxamine 5'-phosphate oxidase family protein produces the protein MDHVEYVYTVGMDATELDDYLRAGSHGVLALAAGDDAYAVPLSYHYDGDRLLLRVSSHDDGEKRRYLDATGTATFIVFAADTDESWSIHVRGPVTESSAPVDEATLNEWFPPFRLFDEAVEDVDFTLYELGMESVVGRRTLD, from the coding sequence ATGGATCACGTCGAGTACGTCTACACCGTCGGCATGGACGCCACCGAGTTGGACGACTACCTTCGCGCCGGCTCCCACGGCGTCCTCGCCCTCGCCGCCGGGGACGACGCGTACGCGGTGCCGCTGAGCTACCACTACGATGGCGACCGACTCCTCCTTCGCGTCAGTAGCCACGACGACGGCGAGAAGCGTCGCTACCTCGACGCCACCGGGACGGCGACGTTCATCGTCTTCGCGGCCGATACCGACGAGTCGTGGAGCATCCACGTCCGCGGTCCGGTCACGGAGTCGTCGGCCCCCGTCGACGAGGCGACGCTCAACGAGTGGTTCCCGCCCTTTCGGCTGTTCGACGAGGCCGTCGAGGACGTCGACTTCACCCTGTACGAACTCGGGATGGAGTCCGTCGTCGGCCGGCGGACCCTCGACTGA
- a CDS encoding DMT family transporter: MTAADRRALAAFAVAGILFGGTFVAAKAGLDYFPPLLFVALRFDVAAVALGAYAVATTPRDRLLPRTRRDAAGILATGVLAIGLTNALLFVGQGYTTSAVAAIVFSLNPILTPIFAALLLADERLSRRGVAGMALGFVGVALVVNPDPATLLDLGVGKAILLAGAVTGALGSVLIRWSGGALSSTVRTAWGLPLAAALAHLLSWWTGESPSAVVWHPEAVAALAYVGLLAGAAAYIAYFGLLDAAGAIRANLVFYAVPVVAAVGGWALLGELVSAVAVGGFVTIFAGFAVIGSESLDVHATYCRLRARLRPSTADAATDAMDGSRGVEAD; the protein is encoded by the coding sequence GTGACCGCGGCCGACCGTCGCGCGCTGGCCGCGTTCGCGGTCGCGGGCATCCTCTTCGGCGGCACCTTCGTCGCGGCGAAGGCCGGCCTCGACTACTTTCCGCCCCTCCTGTTCGTCGCGCTCCGTTTCGACGTGGCGGCCGTCGCGCTCGGCGCGTACGCCGTCGCGACGACGCCGCGTGACCGACTCCTCCCACGCACCCGCCGCGACGCCGCCGGCATCCTCGCCACCGGCGTTCTCGCCATCGGTCTGACGAACGCCTTGCTGTTCGTAGGGCAGGGGTACACCACGAGCGCCGTCGCCGCCATCGTCTTCAGCCTCAACCCCATCCTGACGCCCATCTTCGCCGCGCTCCTGTTGGCGGACGAGCGCCTCTCGCGTCGGGGCGTCGCGGGCATGGCCCTCGGGTTCGTCGGCGTCGCCCTCGTGGTGAACCCCGACCCCGCGACCCTCCTCGACCTCGGCGTCGGCAAGGCCATCCTGCTCGCCGGAGCGGTCACCGGCGCGCTCGGGAGCGTCCTCATCCGCTGGAGCGGTGGCGCCCTGTCGAGCACCGTTCGCACCGCGTGGGGGCTTCCGCTCGCGGCGGCGCTCGCGCACCTGCTCAGCTGGTGGACCGGCGAGTCGCCGAGCGCGGTCGTCTGGCACCCGGAGGCCGTCGCTGCACTGGCGTACGTCGGCTTGCTGGCCGGCGCCGCTGCGTACATCGCCTACTTCGGCCTCCTCGACGCCGCGGGGGCGATTCGGGCGAACCTCGTTTTCTACGCGGTGCCCGTCGTCGCTGCCGTGGGTGGCTGGGCGCTTCTCGGCGAACTCGTCTCCGCCGTGGCCGTCGGCGGTTTCGTGACCATCTTCGCCGGCTTCGCCGTCATCGGGAGCGAGTCGCTGGACGTTCACGCGACGTACTGCCGGCTCCGTGCCCGTCTCCGGCCCTCCACCGCCGACGCCGCGACCGACGCCATGGACGGCTCCCGTGGCGTCGAGGCGGACTGA
- a CDS encoding helix-turn-helix transcriptional regulator has product MESALAEIEFLARSPNRVSVLRRLAEERHTRTDLVVATGASQATLGRILRDFEERSWIERVDGGYAATATGELVADGFFDLLDIVETETELRPIVDYLPTDAIDVDLRRFGDATITVPSGTKPNAPVGRVLDLVGGASSVRAFSHAFNEGSLSVVERRVTAGELTFEGVFSRGAIDAVADDEGLRRRLASLLDAPGASLRVRPAEIPLAVTVADDTVHLLLRDANGVLQASVDTDDPVVHDWAQGRFERYWEEAVALGDDDIGAGR; this is encoded by the coding sequence ATGGAGTCCGCACTCGCGGAGATCGAGTTCCTCGCGCGCTCGCCCAATCGGGTGTCGGTCCTCCGTCGTCTGGCCGAGGAACGGCACACGCGCACGGACCTCGTAGTGGCGACCGGTGCCTCGCAGGCGACGCTCGGCCGGATTCTCCGCGACTTCGAGGAGCGCTCGTGGATCGAACGCGTCGACGGCGGGTACGCCGCCACCGCGACGGGCGAACTCGTCGCCGACGGTTTCTTCGACCTGCTGGACATCGTGGAGACGGAGACGGAACTCCGACCGATCGTCGACTACCTCCCGACGGACGCCATCGACGTCGACCTCCGCCGGTTCGGCGACGCGACCATCACCGTGCCCAGCGGGACGAAACCGAACGCGCCGGTGGGGCGCGTCCTCGACCTGGTCGGCGGGGCGTCGTCGGTCCGGGCGTTCTCCCACGCGTTCAACGAAGGGAGCCTGAGCGTCGTCGAACGGCGCGTGACCGCGGGGGAGTTGACCTTCGAGGGGGTGTTCTCCCGGGGCGCTATCGACGCCGTGGCCGACGACGAGGGGCTACGACGGCGGCTCGCATCCCTCCTCGACGCGCCCGGTGCGAGCCTCCGGGTTCGGCCGGCGGAAATTCCGCTGGCCGTGACCGTCGCCGACGACACGGTTCATCTCCTCCTTCGCGACGCGAACGGCGTGTTGCAGGCCTCGGTCGACACCGACGATCCAGTCGTCCACGACTGGGCGCAGGGACGGTTCGAACGGTACTGGGAGGAGGCGGTCGCACTCGGGGACGACGACATCGGCGCGGGCCGATGA